A stretch of Crossiella cryophila DNA encodes these proteins:
- a CDS encoding ImpA family metalloprotease codes for MFRRNQRAALGALALVAVLLGWCTTAGDPAAVASPAGEQLLIGEAQQPPPVQVDGAAAPVPLVVGQKVELAATKVRPDGSRTDISALAQWSTGDQAVATVDKGIVTGAGPGTTAITATYQGVKGSRSVKVTKPADGDRMAKALATGAPKLVTQQELLAYLPKALGKRVSLAHQIIPDGAVITFTPGTNAGQIRQLSPHLHPLLTGTHSDGEQFPNRVLAAVGTSSLSETRLAYFAGNPFVNTSLSGPNVPMDEAGMVPLVQSTTAWLLGKPGTAAAELSGKIVIANTASSREKPMKEFLAKNFPKLIVNGGNSAYGACDFKPGTANPCLTGAAALFVGDARSDDDPVLRAQIEGAYSSGIPLLAFGETSRAASTTNMLMRDLGSPDTGTNYFQRNLVRQSPKSAQAPAKVLDDQFAKDATEIARRLNGNPLALTDYSKCVVDYALHGSYLTSCVNDPTPGAAAYMGAITRMKAAVAALNEAADNVFAPPKVNDQNETMRVLTLLADKQRTGAYGSQPGDNVQPIEYPIDQKDTKRITQALFADWFTHTAWPGNSKAYDLGTAWCISPTQVADGTCPTVHFNQQGDKSVTLTSTDLDEWSATGHDLITGRPGTVTLTNDPNIPVYVRTFPNRVNTRTGEVEKGVSKYTRPQFLATDWVRLTPKKPVTISSPYGGPLYIRMDGTGKKPGIGVNLTFNGMSEHPAVMDMNDLAQLDRFTQEIATTKAYYTDLVGDGFQLHMPVSRIRKTLAAEGLTQHGLTTFYTGPSGVRKFLLEIRDSWYNQEMRLAGLKVMGAKLEETVPKSVQAICGSYKLPCLDPELNSRKGIQHVNFDLYTMCGDLCSGNPIDMGGDGAVFPVSSGLSHELGHNLQRQQLNIHWADTGAGSDPGKTDTWTSYVNRSGETSNDLFTHFVLWNFARKVRPARSDGKVDDPLTWYSEDGFVTLFASHRSAMGNVMKDGKRVVYGPDCKVRQSYPASATAKSTLADSVWGETGTYTNRHTRLTFYLTLPILLEGKTMANGTKLDSGPDIYTALYGAARAFTAWAADEAKWNAGRANLGLSLYPYSGAPAYGGQKVAEMIGNDFLLVQLSRITGYDFRPYFDAFGVTYTSLAGKQVEANAPSGGLQKLPLALPVLGQFQPPLKLTEVRTVDLADPNASWPGADVNGSSALEHVDFTPARCAGR; via the coding sequence GTGTTCAGACGCAATCAGCGGGCGGCGCTTGGCGCGCTCGCACTCGTGGCCGTGCTCCTTGGCTGGTGCACCACTGCCGGTGACCCGGCCGCGGTGGCCAGCCCGGCGGGGGAGCAGCTGCTCATCGGCGAGGCGCAACAGCCGCCGCCGGTCCAGGTCGACGGGGCCGCGGCGCCGGTCCCGCTGGTGGTCGGGCAGAAGGTGGAACTCGCCGCGACCAAGGTCCGCCCCGACGGCAGCCGGACCGACATCAGCGCCCTCGCGCAGTGGTCCACCGGCGACCAGGCGGTCGCGACCGTGGACAAGGGCATCGTCACCGGCGCAGGGCCGGGCACCACCGCCATCACCGCCACCTACCAGGGGGTCAAGGGCTCGCGGTCGGTCAAGGTGACCAAGCCCGCCGACGGCGACCGGATGGCCAAGGCGCTGGCCACCGGCGCGCCCAAGCTGGTCACCCAGCAGGAACTGCTCGCCTACCTGCCCAAGGCCCTCGGCAAGCGGGTCTCGCTGGCGCACCAGATCATCCCGGACGGCGCGGTGATCACCTTCACCCCCGGCACCAACGCGGGGCAGATCCGGCAGCTCTCGCCGCACCTGCACCCGCTGCTGACCGGCACGCACAGCGACGGCGAGCAGTTCCCCAACCGGGTGCTCGCCGCGGTCGGCACCTCCTCACTCAGCGAGACCAGGCTGGCCTACTTCGCGGGCAACCCGTTCGTGAACACCTCGCTGAGCGGGCCGAACGTCCCGATGGACGAGGCAGGGATGGTCCCGCTCGTGCAGAGCACCACCGCCTGGCTGCTGGGCAAACCGGGCACCGCGGCGGCCGAACTCAGCGGCAAGATCGTCATCGCCAACACCGCCTCCTCCCGCGAGAAGCCGATGAAGGAGTTCCTGGCCAAGAACTTCCCCAAGCTGATCGTCAACGGCGGCAACTCCGCCTACGGCGCCTGCGATTTCAAGCCCGGCACCGCGAACCCGTGCCTGACCGGCGCGGCCGCGTTGTTCGTCGGTGACGCCAGGAGTGACGACGACCCGGTGCTGCGCGCCCAGATCGAGGGGGCCTACAGCTCCGGGATCCCGTTGCTGGCCTTCGGTGAGACGAGCCGGGCCGCGTCCACCACCAACATGCTGATGCGCGACCTCGGCAGCCCGGACACCGGCACCAACTACTTCCAGCGCAACCTGGTCCGGCAGTCACCCAAGTCCGCGCAGGCCCCGGCCAAGGTGCTGGACGACCAGTTCGCCAAGGACGCCACCGAGATCGCCCGGCGGCTCAACGGAAATCCGCTGGCACTGACCGACTACAGCAAGTGCGTCGTCGACTATGCCCTGCACGGAAGCTACCTGACGTCCTGTGTGAACGATCCGACCCCGGGAGCCGCGGCGTACATGGGCGCGATCACCCGGATGAAGGCGGCCGTGGCCGCGCTGAACGAGGCGGCGGACAACGTCTTCGCGCCGCCGAAGGTCAACGACCAGAACGAGACCATGCGGGTGCTGACCCTGCTGGCGGACAAGCAGCGCACCGGCGCCTACGGCTCCCAGCCGGGTGACAACGTGCAGCCGATCGAATACCCCATCGACCAGAAGGACACCAAGCGGATCACGCAGGCGCTCTTCGCCGACTGGTTCACGCACACCGCCTGGCCGGGCAACTCCAAGGCCTACGACCTGGGCACCGCCTGGTGCATCAGCCCAACCCAGGTGGCCGACGGCACCTGTCCGACCGTGCACTTCAACCAGCAGGGCGACAAGTCGGTGACGCTGACCTCGACCGACCTCGACGAGTGGAGCGCCACCGGCCACGACCTCATCACCGGCAGGCCGGGCACGGTCACCCTGACCAACGACCCGAACATCCCGGTGTACGTGCGCACCTTCCCGAACCGGGTGAACACCCGCACCGGGGAGGTCGAGAAGGGCGTGTCCAAGTACACCCGGCCGCAGTTCCTGGCCACCGACTGGGTGCGGCTGACCCCGAAGAAGCCGGTGACGATCAGTTCGCCCTACGGCGGACCGCTGTACATCCGGATGGACGGCACCGGCAAGAAGCCCGGGATCGGGGTGAACCTCACCTTCAACGGGATGAGCGAGCACCCGGCGGTCATGGACATGAACGACCTGGCCCAGCTGGACCGTTTCACCCAGGAGATCGCCACCACCAAGGCCTACTACACCGACCTGGTGGGCGACGGCTTCCAGCTGCACATGCCGGTGTCCCGGATCCGCAAGACGCTGGCGGCCGAAGGGCTCACCCAGCACGGCCTGACCACGTTCTACACCGGACCGAGCGGGGTGCGGAAATTCCTGCTGGAGATCCGCGACTCCTGGTACAACCAGGAAATGCGCCTGGCCGGGCTGAAGGTCATGGGCGCCAAGCTGGAAGAAACCGTGCCGAAGTCGGTGCAGGCGATCTGCGGCAGCTACAAGTTGCCGTGCCTGGACCCGGAACTCAACTCCCGCAAGGGAATCCAGCACGTCAACTTCGACCTGTACACGATGTGCGGTGACCTGTGCTCGGGGAACCCGATCGACATGGGCGGCGACGGCGCCGTGTTCCCGGTCAGCTCGGGGCTGAGCCACGAACTCGGCCACAACCTGCAACGCCAGCAGCTCAACATCCACTGGGCCGACACCGGAGCGGGCAGCGACCCCGGCAAGACCGACACCTGGACCAGCTACGTCAACCGCTCCGGCGAGACCTCCAACGACCTCTTCACCCACTTCGTGCTGTGGAACTTCGCCCGCAAGGTCCGGCCCGCCCGCAGTGACGGCAAGGTGGACGACCCGCTGACCTGGTACTCCGAGGATGGCTTCGTCACCCTGTTCGCCAGTCACCGCTCGGCGATGGGCAACGTGATGAAGGACGGCAAACGAGTCGTCTACGGACCCGACTGCAAGGTCCGGCAGTCCTACCCGGCCTCGGCGACGGCCAAGAGCACCCTCGCCGACTCGGTCTGGGGCGAAACGGGAACCTACACCAACCGGCACACCCGGCTGACCTTCTACCTGACCCTGCCCATCCTGTTGGAGGGCAAGACAATGGCCAACGGCACCAAGCTGGACAGCGGCCCCGACATCTACACCGCGCTCTACGGCGCGGCCCGCGCCTTCACCGCCTGGGCGGCCGACGAGGCGAAGTGGAACGCGGGTCGAGCCAACCTGGGCCTCTCGCTGTACCCGTACTCCGGAGCCCCGGCCTACGGCGGGCAGAAGGTCGCCGAGATGATCGGCAACGACTTCCTGCTGGTGCAGTTGTCCCGGATCACCGGGTACGACTTCCGGCCGTACTTCGACGCCTTCGGAGTTACCTACACCAGCCTGGCCGGCAAGCAGGTCGAGGCCAACGCCCCCAGCGGCGGCCTGCAGAAGCTGCCCCTGGCGCTGCCGGTGCTCGGCCAGTTCCAGCCGCCGCTGAAGCTGACCGAGGTGCGCACGGTCGACCTGGCCGATCCGAACGCGTCCTGGCCGGGCGCGGACGTCAACGGCAGCTCGGCCCTGGAGCATGTGGACTTCACCCCGGCCCGGTGCGCGGGCAGGTGA
- a CDS encoding LysE family translocator — protein sequence MPIDPHLLALFTLATMVAMLTPGPDMLFVLGCGIKGGPRAGLFATAGVAVSEAVHVALAAVGLAALFEAAPTAFTVVRIAGAIYLVYLGVQMIRNRNQDNPDTVAAGGGMTARKAFLNGLFTNLINPKMVTFTIAFLPQFINPALGQVWLQFAILGAVLIVLEFLVDGTVGVLAGRIGGWLRRRRAAKRRIDVATGGIFIGLGVKLAAD from the coding sequence ATGCCGATCGACCCGCACCTGCTCGCGTTGTTCACGCTGGCCACCATGGTCGCCATGCTGACCCCCGGCCCGGACATGCTGTTCGTGCTCGGCTGCGGCATCAAGGGCGGTCCCCGCGCCGGCCTGTTCGCCACCGCCGGGGTGGCGGTGAGTGAGGCGGTGCACGTCGCCCTCGCCGCGGTCGGCCTGGCCGCGTTGTTCGAGGCCGCGCCCACCGCGTTCACCGTGGTGCGCATCGCGGGCGCGATCTACCTGGTCTACCTGGGCGTGCAGATGATCCGCAACCGCAACCAGGACAACCCGGACACGGTGGCTGCCGGTGGTGGCATGACCGCCCGCAAAGCCTTCCTCAACGGCCTGTTCACCAACCTGATCAACCCCAAGATGGTCACCTTCACCATCGCCTTCCTGCCCCAGTTCATCAACCCCGCCCTTGGCCAGGTCTGGCTGCAGTTCGCGATCCTGGGCGCGGTGCTGATCGTGCTGGAGTTCCTGGTGGACGGCACGGTTGGGGTGCTGGCCGGGCGGATCGGCGGCTGGCTGCGCAGGCGGCGGGCGGCCAAGCGGCGGATCGACGTGGCCACGGGCGGGATCTTCATCGGGCTGGGCGTCAAGCTGGCTGCCGACTGA
- a CDS encoding MurR/RpiR family transcriptional regulator, whose product MDSTGLRQLLGGRRLSPAQRRIARYLLDHPHEAAFLGTVDLAERVGVSQASVTRFAFALGFDAFPEFRAALRDLVLTQPAKPAPTEALNEIQLLLDTEIRNLHTLRDSLSDLGPLHQAAAALAASRPLPVIGQRVSAPLAHLFGYFAAKVHLDVRVLDIPGSLLEDGLTRAVDAGATCVLAFALPRYPRETLSALTWAKQVGLTTVLVTDQPITPLTDHADLVLTAPVSSQFAFDSHAASTALCAALLHAMLAALPPEQQASLEAFEQSAAQREVFLAD is encoded by the coding sequence ATGGACTCAACCGGACTGCGGCAGCTGCTGGGCGGGCGACGGCTGTCCCCCGCCCAGCGGCGCATCGCCCGGTACCTGCTCGACCACCCGCACGAGGCGGCCTTCCTGGGCACCGTGGACCTGGCCGAACGCGTCGGCGTCAGCCAGGCCTCGGTGACCCGCTTCGCCTTCGCCCTGGGCTTCGACGCCTTCCCCGAGTTCCGCGCAGCCCTGCGCGACCTGGTCCTCACCCAACCCGCCAAACCCGCGCCCACCGAAGCCCTCAACGAGATCCAGCTGTTGCTGGACACCGAAATCCGCAACCTGCACACCCTCCGCGACAGCCTGTCCGACCTCGGCCCCCTGCACCAGGCAGCAGCCGCCCTGGCCGCCTCCCGCCCCCTCCCGGTCATCGGCCAACGCGTCTCCGCCCCCCTGGCCCACCTCTTCGGCTACTTCGCCGCCAAGGTCCACCTGGACGTCCGAGTCCTCGACATCCCCGGCTCACTGCTGGAGGACGGCCTGACCCGAGCCGTCGACGCCGGCGCCACCTGCGTCCTGGCCTTCGCCCTGCCCCGCTACCCCCGCGAAACCCTGTCCGCGCTGACCTGGGCCAAACAGGTAGGCCTGACCACCGTCCTGGTCACCGACCAGCCCATCACGCCACTGACCGACCACGCCGACCTGGTCCTCACCGCCCCGGTCAGCTCCCAGTTCGCCTTCGACTCCCACGCCGCCTCCACCGCGTTGTGCGCGGCCCTGCTGCACGCGATGCTGGCCGCCCTGCCCCCGGAGCAGCAGGCGAGTCTGGAGGCGTTCGAGCAGTCCGCGGCGCAGCGCGAGGTGTTCCTGGCCGACTAG
- a CDS encoding ABC transporter substrate-binding protein, which produces MKRRLAAAAILACLGLTVTACAGGLTSLDPKRNPLSKSGGLVVGTANFSENVILGHLYAGALRAKGITVTVKQNLGSREIIVPALKQGDIDVLPEYQGSLLQFLDKNARQSAAEDVQQALEKTVPQGVKVLPYAAAENKDVYVVTRETATRYGLKTLEDLRANAKDLVFGGPAEDKTRWVGLVGLKELYGAEFKDFKALDTGGPLTRGALRGGDIQVANLFSTDVTITNNNWVILEDPKKLVPAQHIVPLVNEAKANTTVTEALAALNSKLTTEELSKLDAKVDNDKEDPDRVAKAWLDQHGLGS; this is translated from the coding sequence ATGAAGCGCCGACTGGCCGCGGCGGCGATCCTGGCCTGCCTCGGTCTCACCGTGACCGCCTGCGCGGGCGGCCTGACCTCGCTGGACCCCAAGCGCAACCCGCTGAGCAAATCCGGCGGCCTGGTGGTGGGCACCGCCAACTTCAGCGAGAACGTCATCCTCGGCCACCTGTACGCGGGAGCGTTGCGCGCCAAGGGAATCACCGTCACGGTCAAGCAGAACCTGGGCTCCCGCGAGATCATCGTGCCCGCGCTCAAACAGGGTGACATCGACGTGCTGCCCGAGTACCAGGGCAGCCTGCTCCAGTTCCTGGACAAGAACGCCCGCCAGAGCGCGGCCGAGGACGTCCAGCAGGCACTGGAGAAAACCGTCCCCCAGGGCGTCAAGGTGCTGCCCTACGCCGCCGCCGAGAACAAGGACGTCTACGTCGTCACCCGCGAGACCGCGACCCGCTACGGCCTCAAAACCCTGGAAGACCTGCGCGCCAACGCCAAGGACCTGGTCTTCGGCGGCCCCGCCGAGGACAAGACCCGCTGGGTCGGCCTGGTCGGGCTGAAGGAGTTGTACGGCGCGGAGTTCAAGGACTTCAAGGCCCTGGACACCGGCGGCCCACTCACCAGGGGCGCCCTGCGCGGCGGCGACATCCAGGTGGCCAACCTGTTCAGCACCGACGTCACGATCACCAACAACAACTGGGTGATCCTGGAAGACCCCAAGAAACTCGTTCCTGCGCAACACATCGTGCCCCTGGTCAACGAGGCCAAGGCCAACACCACCGTCACCGAGGCCCTGGCCGCACTCAACAGCAAACTCACCACCGAGGAACTCAGCAAGCTGGACGCCAAGGTGGACAACGACAAGGAAGACCCGGACCGCGTGGCCAAGGCGTGGCTGGACCAACACGGACTCGGGTCCTAG
- a CDS encoding ABC transporter permease: protein MGQFIAEVLGWFTDSARWSGPEGILARLFEHLQYSLLSTLVAVLIALPIGLLIGHTGKGAFLAINLSSFGRALPTVGVVILVFLVSGLNLWPVYVALVVLAIPVIVTNTYAGMAAVDHDVRDAARGTGLNGWQVLFQIELPLAVPLIMTGVRLAVVQVVATATIAAYISFGGFGRYVFDGFAQNDLPQVFGGALLIAVLAIALDLVLSGLQRLLTPRGSLLRNRRSES, encoded by the coding sequence ATGGGTCAGTTCATCGCCGAGGTACTCGGCTGGTTCACCGACAGCGCCCGCTGGTCCGGCCCGGAAGGCATCCTGGCCCGGCTGTTCGAGCACCTGCAGTACTCGCTGCTGTCCACCCTGGTCGCGGTGCTGATCGCACTGCCGATCGGCCTGCTGATCGGGCACACCGGCAAGGGCGCCTTCCTGGCCATCAACCTGAGCAGCTTCGGCCGCGCGCTGCCCACCGTGGGCGTGGTGATCCTGGTGTTCCTGGTCAGCGGCCTCAACCTGTGGCCGGTGTACGTGGCGCTGGTGGTGCTGGCCATCCCGGTGATCGTCACCAACACCTACGCGGGCATGGCCGCGGTCGACCACGACGTGCGTGACGCCGCCCGCGGCACCGGCCTCAACGGCTGGCAGGTGCTCTTCCAGATCGAACTGCCGCTGGCCGTGCCACTGATCATGACCGGCGTCCGGCTGGCCGTGGTGCAGGTGGTGGCCACCGCGACCATCGCCGCCTACATCAGTTTCGGCGGTTTCGGCCGCTACGTCTTCGACGGCTTCGCCCAGAACGACCTGCCCCAGGTCTTCGGCGGCGCCCTGCTGATCGCGGTGCTGGCCATCGCGCTGGACCTTGTCCTCAGTGGACTCCAGCGCCTGCTCACCCCGCGCGGATCGTTGCTGCGCAACCGAAGGAGCGAATCATGA
- a CDS encoding ABC transporter permease: MKWSWIPDHASELALTTLEHSAIAAISVLCGLLLALPLGVLAARLPVLKGVILGISGVLFTIPSLALFILLLPLTGLSYVTAVIGLTTYTLVVLVRNTVEGLATVPHHVREAARAMGYGGLRTLLTVELPLALPVIMAGVRVATVMAISLVSVAGFIGHGALGQLFIDGFQRDFAVPVIAGVALTLLLALIADLVLVGLQHVLTPWTRRGR, translated from the coding sequence GTGAAGTGGTCCTGGATCCCCGACCACGCGAGCGAGCTGGCGCTGACCACCCTGGAGCACAGCGCGATCGCCGCCATCTCCGTCCTCTGTGGACTCCTGCTCGCGCTGCCGCTGGGTGTGCTGGCCGCGCGGCTGCCGGTGCTCAAGGGCGTCATCCTCGGCATCTCCGGCGTGCTGTTCACCATCCCCTCGCTGGCCCTGTTCATCCTGCTGCTGCCACTGACCGGCCTGAGCTACGTCACCGCGGTGATCGGCCTGACCACCTACACGCTGGTCGTGCTGGTACGCAACACGGTCGAGGGCCTGGCCACGGTCCCGCACCACGTCCGCGAGGCCGCCCGCGCCATGGGTTACGGCGGTCTGCGCACCCTGCTCACCGTCGAACTGCCACTGGCCCTGCCGGTGATCATGGCCGGGGTCCGGGTGGCGACGGTGATGGCGATCAGCCTGGTCAGCGTGGCCGGGTTCATCGGGCACGGCGCGCTCGGCCAGTTGTTCATCGACGGCTTCCAGCGTGATTTCGCGGTGCCGGTCATCGCGGGCGTGGCACTCACCCTGCTACTGGCACTGATCGCCGACCTGGTCCTGGTCGGCCTGCAGCACGTGCTCACCCCGTGGACCAGGAGAGGGCGATAG